In Uranotaenia lowii strain MFRU-FL chromosome 2, ASM2978415v1, whole genome shotgun sequence, one genomic interval encodes:
- the LOC129744434 gene encoding uncharacterized protein LOC129744434: MDDLFGKKKEVVPILDLSRVTAMTREEFKKMFEKVPDYKMRPIKVRPEEIRFKDKEVNFKMPKKELKMLLKNGGDRDKLYTYMDPIPTEMRNLVIMELCAVSIDWKMLTAQRPKTKVEEDYFSKLVELGKLQIKTEQRDKRENQLSSSVRKVKTKAGIIESRVVTCNECLEEFCNGKVCLDFNYDLYTRVVPKAPLQKTNSQQQMTTSKSLADLNQKSVDSGGSAAESLKKRRRSLRRKSKSVKLKSTDDDDGNQSAGNADGKKKTRKAPRSKSK, encoded by the exons ATGGACGATCTCTTTGGCAAAAAGAAGGAGGTCGTTCCCATTCTGGACCTCTCCCGGGTGACGGCCATGACCCGGGAGGAGTTTaagaaaatgttcgaaaaagtGCCGGACTACAAGATGCGCCCGATCAAGGTGCGTCCGGAGGAAATCCGCTTCAAGGATAAGGAGGTGAATTTTAAGATGCCCAAAAAGGAGCTTAAGATGCTGCTGAAAAATGGTGGTGATCGGGACAAGCTGTACACCTACATGGATCCGATTCCGACGGAAATGCGGAACCTGGTCATCATGGAGTTGTGCGCGGTTTCGATCGATTGGAAAATGTTGACGGCCCAGAGGCCGAAAACCAAAGTCGAGGAGGATTATTTCAGCAA ACTGGTGGAGTTGGGCAAGCTACAAATCAAAACCGAGCAACGTGATAAGCGTGAGAACCAGCTGTCCTCGTCGGTGCGTAAGGTGAAAACCAAGGCCGGCATCATCGAGTCCCGCGTGGTGACCTGCAACGAGTGCCTGGAGGAGTTTTGCAACGGGAAGGTCTGTTTGGACTTCAACTACGACCTTTATACCCGGGTCGTTCCGAAGGCTCCGCTGCAGAAGACTAACTCGCAGCAGCAGATGACCACCTCGAAATCATTGGCCGATCTAAACCAGAAGAGTGTGGACAGTGGTGGTTCGGCAGcggaaagtttgaagaaaaggCGCCGCTCGCTTAGGAGGAAATCGAAGTCGGTGAAGCTGAAATCTACCGATGACGACGATGGGAATCAAAGTGCGGGCAATGCTGACGGGAAGAAGAAAACAAGGAAAGCACCCCGGAGCAAGTCCAAGTAG